From a region of the Enterobacter sp. JBIWA008 genome:
- a CDS encoding alkene reductase — MSAEKLFTPLKVGTVTAPNRVFMAPLTRLRSIEPGDIPTPLMGEYYRQRASSGLIITEATQISAQAKGYAGAPGLHSPEQIAAWKKITAGVHAEEGRIAVQLWHTGRISHSSIQPGGQAPVSASALSANTRTSLRDENGNAIRVDTSMPRALELDEIPGIVNDFRQAVANAREAGFDLIELHSAHGYLLHQFLSPSSNHRTDQYGGSVENRARLVLEVVDAVCQEWSPDRIGIRVSPIGSFQNVDNGPNEEADALYLIEELAKRGIAYLHMSEPDWAGGKPYTDAFRQKVRERFHGVIIGAGAYTPEKAEDLIGKGLIDAVAFGRDYIANPDLVVRLQKKAALNPQRPESFYGGGAEGYTDYPSL; from the coding sequence ATGTCAGCTGAAAAATTATTTACCCCATTGAAAGTGGGTACCGTCACGGCGCCGAACCGCGTATTTATGGCTCCGCTTACCCGTCTGCGCAGCATTGAGCCGGGTGACATCCCAACCCCACTGATGGGTGAATACTATCGTCAGCGCGCAAGCTCTGGCCTGATCATAACGGAAGCCACACAGATTTCTGCGCAGGCTAAGGGTTATGCGGGTGCGCCGGGTCTTCACAGCCCGGAACAGATCGCCGCATGGAAGAAAATCACCGCGGGCGTTCACGCTGAAGAGGGTCGCATTGCGGTCCAGCTGTGGCATACCGGTCGTATCTCTCACAGCAGCATTCAGCCTGGCGGCCAGGCACCGGTCTCCGCTTCGGCCCTGAGCGCAAATACCCGTACTTCCCTGCGTGATGAAAACGGCAATGCAATCCGCGTGGATACCTCTATGCCGCGCGCGCTTGAGCTGGATGAGATCCCGGGTATCGTGAATGACTTCCGCCAGGCCGTGGCCAACGCCCGTGAAGCCGGTTTTGACCTGATTGAGCTGCACTCCGCCCATGGCTATCTGCTGCACCAGTTCCTGTCACCGTCGTCTAACCATCGCACCGACCAGTACGGCGGCAGCGTCGAAAACCGCGCTCGCCTGGTACTGGAAGTGGTTGACGCCGTATGCCAGGAGTGGAGTCCGGATCGTATCGGGATCCGTGTCTCCCCAATCGGTTCTTTCCAGAACGTCGACAACGGTCCGAACGAAGAAGCAGATGCCCTGTACCTGATCGAAGAGCTGGCTAAACGTGGCATCGCTTATCTGCACATGTCAGAGCCGGACTGGGCTGGCGGTAAGCCTTACACGGACGCTTTCCGTCAGAAGGTGCGCGAGCGTTTCCACGGGGTGATCATCGGTGCAGGGGCTTATACCCCAGAGAAAGCCGAAGACCTGATCGGCAAAGGACTGATCGATGCCGTGGCGTTTGGCCGCGACTACATTGCCAACCCGGATCTGGTTGTCCGTCTGCAGAAAAAGGCGGCGCTGAACCCGCAGCGCCCGGAAAGCTTCTACGGCGGCGGCGCGGAAGGCTACACCGACTACCCTTCTCTGTAA
- a CDS encoding TetR/AcrR family transcriptional regulator, producing MSRNTEHDTREHLLATGEQLCMHRGFTGMGLSELLKTAEVPKGSFYHYFRSKEAFGVAMLERHYAGYHQRLATHFCSGEGNYRDRVLNYYQETLNQFCQQGIISGCLTVKLSAEVCDLSEDMRTAMDKGARGVIALLAQALEKGRDEKTLAFSGEPLTQAQVLYALWLGANLQAKISRSAVPLESALAHVKISITAPGV from the coding sequence ATGAGCAGAAATACTGAACACGATACCCGCGAACATTTACTGGCGACCGGCGAGCAACTTTGCATGCATCGCGGGTTCACCGGTATGGGGTTGAGCGAGCTTTTAAAAACCGCCGAGGTACCGAAGGGGTCGTTTTATCACTACTTCCGGTCCAAGGAGGCTTTTGGCGTGGCAATGCTGGAGCGTCATTATGCTGGCTACCACCAGCGTCTGGCGACCCACTTTTGCTCGGGTGAAGGTAACTATCGGGATCGTGTTCTGAACTACTATCAGGAAACGCTGAACCAGTTCTGTCAGCAGGGCATTATCAGCGGATGCCTGACGGTCAAACTGTCTGCAGAAGTGTGCGATCTTTCTGAAGATATGCGCACGGCGATGGATAAAGGTGCCCGCGGCGTTATCGCCCTGCTGGCCCAGGCGCTGGAGAAAGGCCGCGATGAAAAAACGCTGGCCTTTTCCGGCGAACCGCTAACCCAGGCGCAGGTGTTATATGCGCTCTGGCTAGGCGCTAACCTGCAGGCAAAAATTTCGCGCAGTGCCGTGCCGCTGGAAAGCGCGCTGGCACATGTGAAAATCAGTATTACTGCGCCTGGCGTATAG
- the eptA gene encoding phosphoethanolamine transferase EptA, with protein sequence MWLIKKLQCNDIKFTLGCALFFTLINGLFIQRSWAIIGPVHLHDFLFAASVPLVLFCGWVIVFSLLNIPYIRKPLLIVLTLGCAAATWFMYAYGAVIDQNMIVNVFETNSQEATALVTPQMILWIVIAGLVPSVVLALTRIRTGKWWYALLTRVAAMLGALLVIILIAAVFYKDYASLFRNNKSIVKMVTPANYVSAVVKYSKMRWFAGDQTLVRIGEDAHKGPLITGQQKKTVLVLVVGEASRAANYSLNGYGRETNPELKKQDVINFPQASSCGTETAVSVPCMFSGMTRSKYDADLAHHREGLLDVLKHAGINLLWRDNDGGCKGACDRVPHTDMTQWQLNQFCKDKSCIDDVNFYRLDNVLDGVKQDTVLVIHLMGSHGPAYYRRYPDNFRKFTPTCDTNEIQDCDHQALMNTYDNTILYTDSMVSKTIDALKARQSSMNTALIYLSDHGESLGESGIYLHGTPYMLAPEQQTHIPFMFWLSPDYAKNFGINEQCLRDHAAKNAVSQDNLFSTVLGMMDVKSTVYQQQLDILSACRK encoded by the coding sequence ATGTGGTTAATCAAAAAGTTACAATGTAACGACATAAAATTTACTCTGGGCTGTGCTCTCTTCTTTACGCTAATCAACGGGCTGTTTATCCAGCGCAGCTGGGCCATTATCGGCCCAGTTCATCTGCACGACTTCCTCTTTGCCGCCTCCGTACCGCTGGTGCTGTTTTGCGGCTGGGTGATTGTCTTTAGCCTGCTTAATATCCCCTATATCCGTAAGCCGCTGCTGATCGTGTTGACGCTGGGTTGCGCGGCCGCGACCTGGTTTATGTATGCCTACGGCGCGGTGATCGATCAGAATATGATTGTGAACGTGTTCGAAACCAACTCTCAGGAAGCGACTGCCCTGGTGACCCCGCAGATGATTCTGTGGATTGTTATCGCAGGCCTCGTGCCCTCGGTGGTGCTGGCGCTGACCCGCATTCGTACCGGGAAATGGTGGTATGCACTGCTCACGCGCGTTGCCGCGATGCTTGGTGCCCTGCTGGTGATTATCCTGATAGCAGCCGTGTTTTATAAAGATTACGCGTCGCTGTTTCGCAACAACAAAAGCATCGTCAAAATGGTCACTCCGGCGAACTATGTCAGCGCCGTGGTGAAGTACAGCAAGATGCGCTGGTTTGCCGGCGATCAAACGCTGGTGCGCATTGGTGAAGATGCCCATAAAGGGCCACTGATTACCGGTCAACAAAAGAAAACCGTTCTGGTTCTTGTCGTCGGCGAAGCCTCGCGCGCGGCAAACTACTCCCTGAATGGTTACGGGCGCGAAACCAACCCGGAGCTGAAAAAGCAGGATGTGATTAACTTCCCGCAGGCCTCCTCATGCGGCACTGAAACCGCGGTTTCCGTTCCGTGCATGTTCTCCGGCATGACGCGCAGCAAATACGATGCAGACCTGGCTCACCATCGCGAAGGACTGCTCGACGTGCTCAAGCATGCGGGTATCAACCTGCTGTGGCGCGACAACGACGGCGGCTGTAAAGGTGCCTGCGATCGCGTACCCCATACCGACATGACGCAGTGGCAGCTGAATCAGTTCTGCAAAGACAAATCCTGTATTGACGACGTGAATTTCTACCGTCTGGACAACGTGCTGGATGGCGTCAAGCAAGATACGGTGCTGGTTATCCACCTGATGGGGAGCCACGGTCCGGCATACTATCGCCGTTACCCGGACAATTTCCGGAAATTCACCCCGACCTGCGATACCAATGAAATTCAGGATTGCGACCATCAGGCGCTGATGAATACCTATGACAATACCATCCTCTACACCGACAGTATGGTGAGCAAAACCATTGATGCGCTGAAGGCGCGCCAGTCGAGCATGAACACCGCGCTGATTTATCTCTCAGATCATGGTGAATCACTGGGTGAAAGCGGTATTTATCTGCACGGCACGCCGTACATGCTGGCGCCGGAGCAGCAAACGCATATTCCGTTTATGTTCTGGCTGTCACCGGATTACGCGAAAAACTTTGGCATCAACGAACAGTGTTTGCGTGACCATGCAGCAAAAAATGCGGTTTCTCAGGACAATTTGTTCTCAACCGTGCTGGGTATGATGGACGTGAAATCAACGGTTTATCAACAGCAGCTGGATATCCTGAGCGCATGTCGGAAGTAA
- a CDS encoding DUF1289 domain-containing protein → MAEQLEFFPIQSPCRGICQVDERGYCRGCMRTRDERFNWQNFSDTQKQEVLRLCRQRFLRKIRANKAGETEEPQQPSLF, encoded by the coding sequence GTGGCAGAGCAGCTGGAGTTTTTCCCTATCCAGAGCCCGTGCCGGGGTATTTGTCAGGTGGATGAACGCGGATATTGCCGCGGGTGCATGCGTACCCGTGACGAGCGTTTTAACTGGCAAAACTTTAGCGACACGCAAAAGCAGGAAGTGCTACGCCTATGTCGACAGCGCTTTCTGCGCAAAATACGCGCAAACAAAGCGGGTGAGACCGAAGAACCCCAGCAACCTTCACTTTTTTAA
- a CDS encoding aldo/keto reductase family oxidoreductase, which translates to MVQRITLAPQGPVFSRFVMGYWRLMDWNMSPLQLANFIEEHLDLGVTTVDHADIYGGYQCEAAFGEALKLVPVLRDRMEIVTKCGIATTAKPEHALGHYITDSAHIIKSAEQSLVNLATDRIDLLLIHRPDPLMDADEVAEAFLNLHQSGKVRHFGVSNFTPAQFALLQSRLPFTLATNQVEISPVHQPLLLDGTLDQMQQLRIRPMAWSCLGGGRLFNDDEFQPLRNELETIARELNAESIEQVVYAWILRLPSKPLPIIGSGKIERVRSALAAEELQMTRQQWFRIRKAALGYDVP; encoded by the coding sequence ATGGTTCAGCGAATTACCCTTGCCCCCCAGGGGCCAGTATTCTCCCGTTTTGTAATGGGCTACTGGCGCCTGATGGACTGGAATATGTCCCCCCTCCAGCTGGCGAATTTTATTGAAGAGCACCTCGATTTAGGCGTTACCACGGTCGATCATGCGGATATTTACGGTGGCTACCAGTGCGAGGCCGCGTTTGGCGAGGCGCTCAAGCTGGTTCCGGTACTTCGCGATCGCATGGAGATTGTCACTAAATGCGGCATTGCCACCACGGCGAAACCTGAACACGCCCTCGGTCATTACATCACCGACAGCGCGCATATCATCAAGAGCGCTGAGCAGTCGCTGGTCAATCTGGCGACCGATCGTATTGACCTGCTGTTAATCCACCGCCCCGACCCGCTGATGGATGCCGATGAGGTGGCCGAAGCCTTCCTGAACCTGCACCAGAGCGGGAAAGTGCGTCACTTCGGCGTGTCTAACTTTACCCCGGCACAGTTTGCGCTGCTTCAGTCGCGTCTGCCGTTTACCCTGGCCACTAACCAGGTAGAGATCTCCCCGGTACACCAGCCGCTGCTGCTGGATGGTACCCTCGATCAGATGCAGCAGCTGCGCATTCGCCCGATGGCCTGGTCCTGCCTGGGGGGAGGACGTTTGTTCAATGATGATGAATTCCAGCCGCTGCGTAATGAGCTTGAAACCATCGCCCGCGAACTGAACGCGGAGAGTATCGAACAGGTGGTTTACGCGTGGATCCTGCGCCTGCCGTCAAAACCGCTGCCGATTATCGGTTCCGGCAAAATTGAACGCGTGCGTTCTGCGCTGGCGGCAGAAGAGCTGCAGATGACCCGTCAACAGTGGTTCCGCATTCGCAAGGCCGCCCTGGGTTACGACGTGCCATAA
- the sodC gene encoding superoxide dismutase [Cu-Zn] SodC, which translates to MKRFALAMVTLVVCAGAQAASDEVEMNLVTSQGVGQSIGTVKITETDKGLEFAPNLKALPPGEHGFHVHAKGSCQPALKEGKPSAAEAAGGHLDPQHSGKHEGPDGMGHLGDLPVLVVNNDGKATDPVVAPRLKKLDEVKGKALMIHVGGDNMSDRPKPLGGGGARYACGVI; encoded by the coding sequence ATGAAGCGTTTTGCTCTGGCAATGGTCACGCTGGTTGTTTGCGCAGGTGCGCAGGCAGCCAGCGACGAAGTGGAAATGAATCTCGTCACCTCTCAGGGTGTGGGTCAGTCCATCGGAACGGTGAAAATTACTGAAACCGACAAAGGACTGGAGTTCGCCCCCAACCTCAAAGCCCTCCCTCCCGGTGAACATGGCTTCCATGTTCATGCCAAAGGCAGCTGTCAGCCTGCTCTAAAAGAAGGTAAACCGTCGGCGGCGGAAGCGGCAGGAGGGCACCTCGATCCGCAGCATTCCGGCAAGCATGAAGGCCCGGATGGAATGGGGCATTTAGGCGATCTGCCTGTGCTGGTGGTGAATAACGACGGTAAAGCCACCGATCCCGTCGTCGCGCCGCGCCTGAAAAAGTTGGATGAGGTGAAAGGCAAAGCGCTGATGATCCATGTCGGCGGCGACAATATGTCCGATCGGCCTAAACCCCTTGGCGGTGGCGGGGCGCGCTATGCGTGCGGCGTCATCTGA
- a CDS encoding FUSC family protein codes for MKLQALFWQNTPWMKATPPQWRYALRNGIAMCLALTVAYYLNLDEPYWAMTSAAVVSFPTVGGVISKSLGRIAGSLLGATAALIIAGHTLNDPWLFLLSMAAWLGYCTWACAHFTNNVAYAFQLAGYTAAIIAFPVVNVLDTTELWDIAQARVCEVIVGILSGGFMMMILPSTSDGTALITALKTMHTRLLEHASLLWQPDTSDDIRLAHEKVIGQILTMNLLRIQAFWSHYRFRRQNTLLNYLLHQQLRMTSAISSLRRMLLNWPTPPENTRAVIETLLATLARPDTDIYTVARIIAPLAPVDEYDYRHRAFWQRLNYFCRLYLRSSRWITAVENATPLTEFNVPGSPALARHTDYLEALWSGFRTFCALMLVGAWSITTQWESGTAALTLAAISCVLYSVAASPFNSLTLLLRTLVLLSLFSFVVKFGLMVQISDLWQFLLFLFPLLTTMQLLKLQMPKLAGLWGQLIVFMGSFISVTNPPVYDYADFLNDNLAKILGVGLAWLAFAVLRPGSDARKSRRHIRELRRGFVDQLSRKPHLSEKEYESLVYHHVSQLNNSQDALSRRWLLRWGVVLLNCSHVVWQLRAWETRSDPLSQVRDVCISLLRDVMSERGVQQRPLETMLNELQRICDTLAQHHLPAARDLASIIWRLHCSLSQLEQAPSPGTIGDQMTPHA; via the coding sequence ATGAAGCTGCAGGCGCTCTTCTGGCAAAATACGCCGTGGATGAAAGCGACGCCTCCCCAGTGGCGCTACGCGCTGCGTAATGGCATTGCCATGTGTCTTGCACTGACTGTGGCTTATTACCTGAATCTGGATGAGCCCTACTGGGCGATGACGTCTGCGGCGGTGGTAAGTTTTCCAACGGTAGGCGGGGTTATCAGTAAAAGCCTTGGCCGTATCGCAGGCAGCCTGCTGGGGGCCACCGCGGCGTTAATTATCGCCGGCCATACGCTGAACGATCCGTGGCTGTTCCTGCTGAGCATGGCGGCATGGCTGGGATACTGTACCTGGGCATGCGCCCATTTTACCAATAACGTCGCCTACGCTTTCCAGCTGGCGGGCTATACCGCCGCCATTATTGCCTTTCCGGTGGTTAACGTGCTCGACACCACCGAGCTGTGGGATATCGCTCAGGCGCGCGTCTGTGAAGTGATTGTCGGGATCCTCAGCGGCGGCTTCATGATGATGATTCTTCCCAGCACCTCCGACGGCACCGCGCTCATCACTGCGCTAAAAACCATGCATACCCGGTTACTCGAACACGCTAGCCTGCTGTGGCAACCGGATACCAGCGACGATATCCGCCTCGCGCATGAAAAGGTTATCGGGCAGATTCTGACCATGAATCTGTTGCGTATTCAGGCGTTCTGGAGCCACTACCGCTTTCGCCGCCAGAACACCCTGCTTAACTATTTGCTGCACCAGCAGCTGCGCATGACCAGCGCCATCTCCAGCCTGCGTCGGATGCTGCTCAACTGGCCGACGCCGCCTGAAAATACCCGTGCAGTGATTGAAACGCTGCTCGCGACCCTTGCGCGACCGGATACGGACATCTATACCGTGGCAAGGATTATCGCTCCGCTCGCCCCGGTTGATGAGTACGACTACCGCCATCGCGCCTTCTGGCAGCGTCTGAATTACTTCTGCCGTCTGTACCTGCGCAGCAGCCGCTGGATTACGGCTGTCGAAAATGCGACCCCTTTGACGGAGTTTAACGTCCCCGGCAGCCCGGCACTTGCACGCCATACCGACTATCTGGAAGCGCTGTGGAGCGGTTTTCGCACCTTCTGTGCGCTGATGCTGGTGGGCGCGTGGAGCATTACGACGCAGTGGGAGTCAGGTACGGCGGCCCTGACGCTTGCCGCCATCAGCTGCGTGCTTTACTCCGTCGCGGCATCGCCGTTCAACTCGCTTACGCTCCTGCTGCGCACGCTAGTGCTGCTGTCGTTGTTCAGTTTTGTGGTGAAGTTTGGCCTGATGGTGCAGATAAGCGATCTGTGGCAGTTCCTGCTGTTTCTGTTTCCCCTGTTGACTACTATGCAGCTTCTGAAACTGCAAATGCCTAAACTGGCGGGCCTCTGGGGACAGCTGATTGTCTTTATGGGCTCGTTTATCTCCGTGACGAATCCACCGGTTTATGATTACGCCGATTTTCTTAATGACAATCTGGCGAAGATCCTGGGCGTGGGGCTGGCATGGCTGGCATTCGCCGTGTTGCGTCCCGGCTCCGATGCCCGCAAAAGCCGCAGGCATATCCGGGAGTTACGCAGAGGATTTGTCGACCAGCTCAGTCGTAAACCGCATCTGAGCGAAAAAGAGTATGAATCGCTGGTTTATCATCACGTCAGCCAGCTGAATAACAGCCAGGACGCGCTGTCCCGGCGCTGGCTGCTGCGCTGGGGCGTGGTGCTGTTGAACTGCTCGCACGTAGTCTGGCAGCTTCGCGCGTGGGAAACGCGTTCCGATCCGCTGTCGCAGGTTCGTGATGTTTGCATCTCCCTGCTGCGCGACGTGATGAGTGAGCGAGGTGTCCAGCAGAGGCCGCTGGAAACCATGCTGAATGAACTGCAGCGGATCTGCGACACGCTTGCACAGCATCATCTGCCCGCAGCCCGTGATTTGGCCTCGATAATCTGGCGCCTGCACTGCTCGCTCTCGCAGCTCGAACAGGCACCGTCCCCGGGAACGATTGGGGATCAGATGACGCCGCACGCATAG
- a CDS encoding HlyD family secretion protein: protein MSLKTLKYFSTLLVLAFALVAGWWMWNFYMQSPWTRDGKVRAEQVSITPQVSGSITTLLVKDNQFVKKGDILFRIDDTPYHIAILNAQAQLAKAQSDLAKANNEANRRRHLSQNYISAEDLDTANINVKAMQANVNVAEATLKQAQWQLTQTVITAPVDGWVTNLSARVGNYATTGQPIFALVDSHSFYVVGYFEETKLRHIREGSPAAITLYSGSQKLQGHVSSIGRAIYDQSVETDSGLVPDIKPNVPWVRLAQRVPVRVEFDRLPQDITLVSGTTCTVSIGTR, encoded by the coding sequence ATGTCCCTGAAAACCCTAAAGTACTTTTCAACTCTGCTTGTCCTTGCCTTCGCGCTGGTTGCGGGCTGGTGGATGTGGAATTTTTATATGCAGTCGCCCTGGACGCGTGACGGCAAAGTTCGCGCTGAGCAGGTCAGCATTACCCCTCAGGTGTCGGGAAGTATTACGACGCTGTTGGTTAAGGATAACCAGTTCGTCAAAAAGGGAGACATTTTATTCCGTATCGACGACACCCCGTACCACATAGCCATTCTGAACGCCCAGGCGCAACTGGCGAAAGCCCAGTCGGATCTGGCAAAGGCCAACAACGAGGCCAACCGCCGCCGCCACCTGTCGCAAAACTACATCTCAGCAGAAGATTTAGATACCGCCAATATCAACGTTAAGGCGATGCAGGCTAACGTCAACGTGGCGGAGGCGACGCTGAAGCAGGCGCAGTGGCAACTGACTCAAACAGTGATTACGGCACCTGTCGACGGGTGGGTGACCAACCTCTCGGCTCGCGTGGGGAATTATGCCACCACGGGACAACCGATATTCGCCCTCGTCGACAGCCACTCCTTCTACGTCGTGGGCTATTTCGAAGAAACCAAGCTTCGGCATATTCGCGAGGGGTCGCCAGCCGCGATAACCCTTTACAGCGGCTCGCAGAAGTTACAGGGTCACGTATCCAGCATTGGGCGCGCCATTTACGATCAAAGCGTTGAAACGGATTCAGGGCTGGTACCGGACATAAAGCCGAACGTACCCTGGGTGCGTCTGGCTCAGCGCGTACCAGTTCGCGTGGAGTTTGACCGTTTGCCGCAGGACATTACCCTGGTGTCCGGCACAACCTGCACTGTCTCCATCGGGACCCGTTAA
- a CDS encoding DUF1656 domain-containing protein, giving the protein MTFFHRSEGLPLQDLVFGASVYFPPLFKAVLVGFMLWLIAHRLLRDWMYSGEIWHPMLMDLSLFALSVCLGLAVLTVW; this is encoded by the coding sequence GTGACGTTTTTTCATCGCTCAGAGGGTTTACCCCTTCAGGACCTGGTCTTCGGTGCGTCAGTCTACTTTCCGCCCCTGTTTAAGGCCGTTCTGGTGGGCTTTATGCTCTGGCTCATCGCGCATCGTCTGCTTCGCGACTGGATGTACTCCGGCGAAATCTGGCATCCCATGCTGATGGATCTTTCCCTGTTTGCCCTTTCCGTATGCCTGGGCCTGGCCGTTTTGACTGTGTGGTAA
- the slyA gene encoding transcriptional regulator SlyA: MKLESPLGSDLARLVRVWRALIDHRLKPLELTQTHWVTLHNIHQLPPDQSQIQLAKAIGIEQPSLVRTLDQLEDKGLISRQTCASDRRAKRIKLTEKAAPIITEMEAVITKTRGEILSGVSPAELEMLISLIARLEQNIHELQSRD; encoded by the coding sequence ATGAAATTGGAATCGCCATTAGGTTCTGATCTGGCAAGGTTGGTACGCGTCTGGCGTGCTCTGATTGACCATCGCCTGAAACCTCTGGAACTCACACAGACGCATTGGGTCACGCTGCACAACATTCATCAGCTGCCGCCCGATCAGTCGCAGATTCAACTGGCAAAAGCGATAGGGATTGAGCAACCGTCGCTTGTGCGCACGCTTGACCAGCTGGAAGATAAGGGGTTGATCTCGCGGCAAACCTGCGCCAGCGATCGTCGCGCCAAGCGGATTAAACTCACCGAGAAAGCAGCGCCTATCATCACGGAGATGGAAGCCGTGATCACCAAGACGCGCGGTGAAATCCTGTCAGGCGTTTCACCGGCGGAGCTGGAAATGCTTATCAGCCTCATTGCTCGCCTTGAGCAAAATATCCATGAGCTGCAGTCGCGTGACTGA
- a CDS encoding GGDEF domain-containing protein — translation MFSNHRSVTGRYISFCLGCIAVIGILHALFSKIAEWVPTFSSHLFPTLTIFLLVFNLFVAFFMAMKYWCDRKRLYLVAIAFAFAGSASLMVGTLSCFPAWLDLYQFNAVNYNDAMIFYMFRHLLMAVLIIVSAILYTTRNCPLSRLAHIAIVSGEFFFTAFTLGLAWMYSSHSSFLSIDLVDNETREFMVLWSHFINIALIALWVVTLGTLMFITRIRNLFWVGGNFLCVCYIVTLTMLLAGGNVEDVSWYRARLFETFATLLLIFVLLYDVFRLYRDSHVKYQQSYQNSIRDPLTRLYNRSYFYESLKQALDIAKPSSPVSVIISDLDRFKRINDTYGHLQGDKVLQFVANMLMDSVRPQDIAARIGGEEFVLMLTNTSSDAAYQVAERIRLNLSSFDNTSSGGQLPEPITISMGVFTATSPTIAAEACVENADKAMYEAKETGRNRVVVFK, via the coding sequence ATGTTTTCGAATCATCGTTCTGTAACGGGTCGTTATATCTCGTTCTGTCTGGGCTGTATTGCTGTCATCGGCATATTACACGCCCTATTTTCAAAAATTGCCGAATGGGTTCCTACTTTCTCGTCTCATTTGTTCCCTACGCTCACCATTTTTTTACTGGTGTTTAACCTGTTTGTTGCCTTCTTTATGGCAATGAAATACTGGTGTGACCGAAAACGGTTATATCTGGTAGCGATTGCTTTTGCCTTTGCCGGATCGGCATCGCTGATGGTCGGAACGCTGTCCTGCTTTCCCGCCTGGCTGGACCTCTATCAGTTCAACGCTGTGAACTACAACGATGCGATGATCTTCTATATGTTCCGCCATCTCCTAATGGCTGTACTAATAATCGTTTCGGCAATACTCTATACCACGCGCAATTGTCCCCTTTCACGGCTGGCGCATATCGCTATTGTGAGCGGCGAATTTTTCTTTACCGCCTTTACATTAGGGTTGGCCTGGATGTATTCCAGTCACTCTTCCTTTTTATCCATTGATCTTGTTGATAATGAGACCCGTGAGTTTATGGTTCTCTGGAGCCATTTCATTAATATTGCATTAATTGCTCTCTGGGTGGTGACATTAGGCACGCTGATGTTTATTACGCGCATTCGCAATTTATTCTGGGTGGGCGGTAATTTTCTGTGCGTTTGCTATATCGTCACACTCACAATGCTGTTAGCGGGGGGAAATGTCGAAGATGTCTCCTGGTATCGCGCCCGCTTATTTGAAACTTTCGCCACGCTGCTGCTCATTTTTGTTCTGCTCTACGATGTTTTCAGGCTGTATCGCGACTCGCACGTCAAGTATCAGCAGTCCTACCAGAACTCAATTCGCGACCCGCTCACGCGCCTTTATAACCGCAGTTATTTTTATGAATCATTAAAGCAGGCGCTGGATATCGCCAAACCCAGCAGTCCTGTTTCCGTCATCATCAGCGATCTCGATCGCTTCAAGCGTATCAATGACACCTACGGACATCTGCAGGGCGACAAAGTCCTGCAGTTTGTCGCTAACATGCTAATGGATTCCGTACGTCCGCAGGACATCGCAGCCCGTATAGGTGGTGAGGAGTTTGTTCTGATGCTGACCAACACCTCATCAGACGCGGCGTACCAGGTGGCTGAACGCATACGCTTAAATCTGAGCAGCTTTGATAACACCAGCAGCGGCGGTCAACTACCGGAACCAATCACCATCAGCATGGGGGTGTTTACGGCAACGTCACCAACAATAGCCGCAGAAGCGTGCGTGGAAAATGCCGATAAGGCGATGTATGAAGCGAAGGAGACAGGCCGTAACCGTGTAGTCGTCTTTAAGTAA
- the slyB gene encoding outer membrane lipoprotein SlyB — MILRVLGVSLIGLTLAGCVNDSSLSGDVYSASEAKQVQNVTYGTVVNARPVQIQGGDENNVMGAIGGAVLGGFLGNTVGGGTGRSLATAAGAVAGGVAGQGVQGAMNKTQGVELEIRKDDGSTIMVVQKQGSTRFSAGQRVVLASNGSQVTVSPR; from the coding sequence ATGATTTTACGTGTACTGGGCGTTTCGTTGATTGGTTTAACTCTGGCTGGCTGTGTGAATGACAGTTCACTTTCTGGCGACGTTTACAGCGCTTCTGAAGCGAAACAGGTTCAGAACGTGACTTACGGTACCGTTGTTAACGCGCGCCCTGTACAGATCCAGGGTGGAGATGAAAACAACGTGATGGGCGCAATCGGCGGTGCTGTGCTGGGTGGTTTCCTGGGTAATACCGTCGGCGGTGGCACTGGCCGCTCCCTGGCAACGGCCGCAGGCGCCGTTGCGGGTGGTGTAGCCGGCCAGGGCGTTCAGGGTGCAATGAACAAAACCCAGGGGGTAGAGCTGGAAATTCGTAAAGACGATGGCAGCACTATCATGGTTGTACAGAAACAAGGCAGCACTCGCTTCTCTGCAGGCCAGCGCGTTGTTCTGGCAAGCAACGGAAGTCAGGTGACCGTTTCTCCACGTTAA